From Lewinellaceae bacterium:
CAGTAAGCTACGGGGGCATGTACGTTGTACGAGCCAATGGCAGCCCTTGGGTGTGTACGATGTACGAGGCTGTCCAATGTTAGACGGGTGGCCCACATTTTCAGAGGCCCTGCTTTTTGAAACCTGAAACATCGACCAACGATAAAAGGCATTCCCGCTCTTTATCAGTGACTACGCCTTCCATATAAACAGGGCATAATAACTTTTCATTATAACCAAGCACCACCTCGCACGATTCTTTTGAATTGCTGGTATATACCTTACGGAAAAAATCGTTGAACACAGGCAGTGAATTTTTGGAAATGAACAGTTTAAAATTGCTGTTTATCAAGCTATATCGTTTTTCACCGAGCATTTCGGCGGCCGTGAAGTTAAGTTCACAGATACTGCCTTCGCCATCGAGCGTTAAATAGCCCATAGGGGCCAAATCGTACAAGATGGTGTATTTTTTAAGCGCCGCTTCTGCTGCTTCGTATGCCTGCTGCAACGCTTCGTTTTGCATTTCCAATTCTATCTGGTGCACCTGCAGTTCGTGCAGAAGCTTTTTCAGGTCAGTTTCCTTCACCTGCTCGTTCATTTCTTCATGCTCCTCTTTCAGTTTTTCTTCGGCTCTTGAGCGCAGCACTTGGCCATCTGTATAATCCAGGTCTTCGTCAATCATGGCGTTATTGTTTTTTTAGTGACAAAATCATCCCTACCGGTATTTTCAGGTTGTTCAGCAATACATGTACTGACCATTCAACAACCGGCAAATTGCCTCCGGCGGCCATTACCTGCAATTTTAATTTTCCATCCTGCGTTTCATTCAGCAGCTTTTTCATCTCTTTTTCGGCCTTTTTCTGAGCCGGTTTAGGAATGTACGCCTGAATAAAATTATGGCCTGCAATGTCGTTTCGCTTTTTGCCGAAAAACTTTTCAGCTTCAGGGTTAAACTCCAGTATTTTCCAGTCGGTTGATAATTTTATAATTACATCAGAAGATGAATTTAAGAGCAGGCGATTCATCTGCTCTGTTTCGTCTAATTTCAATTCCACCTGCTTGAGGTCGGAGAGGTTGATAAAAGTGATAACGAGGCCGTCTATCCTGTCATCGAAGGTCCGGTAGGGCATAATGCGAATGGCAAACCATCGCCCGTCTTTAGTAGGGATTTGTTTTTGCATAAACACAAGCGTCCTTAAAACTTCGAGGGCGTCGGCAGCCAATTCGGGGTATATAAGATCGGAAACCTGATCCGTAAAAGGCCTTCCAATATCGCTTTTAATGAGTTTGAAAATTTTGGTTGCCCGGTCGGTATAACGGCGGATATTCAGTTCTTTGTCGAGAAATAAAGTAGCAATATCGGTGCTGTTGAGCAGGTTTTTCATATCGTTGTCTACCCGCGAAAAATCATCTATCTTCGACTGCAATTCAGCGTTCAACGTTTGAAGTTCTTCATTCATGCTTTGCATCTCTTCTTTTGAAGTTGTAAGTTCTTCATTGGTTGATTGCAGTTCTTCGTTGGTTGATTGCAATTCCTCGTTAGTCGTTTTCAATTCTTCCTCGGAAGTCTGCATTTCTTCGAGGGTGCTCTGCATTTCTTCCCGCAAGCGTTGCAGCTCTCTTTCCAACTTCGAATTCTCTATATTGTTTAATGACTTCTTTCCTGCGTTATTAAGTAGTTTGATGTTGTCATTATCCGGCACATCAGTAAAAACGATCATTACCTTACCGTTTAAGGGCGCTGGTTTGTCAATCCATTGAATAGTAACATTTATGGTTTCCCTATCACCATTAGTAACCACTTTGATATGGTGTAAAACAACCGTTTTCTTTGTTTTGACAGCTTTCCGGAAGGCAGCGGGAAATTCGTTGCGCAAGCCTTCGCGCAGCATGGCAAAAATATTCAGGTTGGCTTTTCCAACGGAAGGTTCCAGGTATTTTCCCGTACGCCCGCTGGTGTAAATGATGTCGCCATGTTCATTCACCAAAACACCGATGGGGGAAAAATGTTGCAACAGCAACTGATCGGCAAACGTTTGGATGTTCTGGTTTGATTTGGCAGAAATTCGTTTTTCAACAGTATCGGGCCTGGCCCGGGAAAATGAAGCAGGGAAATCAATTAATTCAGGCGCTGTGATGGTATCGGAGCGTTTGTAAATTTTCAATTTGGCATCCACCGGTGTAAAAAGAGCGCTCTGTGTTCCCGGCGTTTCGGAACTTCCCAGCACCATAATCCCTTCCGGATTAATGCAAAAGTAAAACAGCCCCAGCAATTTCTTTTGCAATTCGGTATCCAGGTAAATAAGCAGGTTGCGGCACGAAAGGATATCGATCTTGGTGAAAGGCGGATGCATGATGATGTTGTGTTGTGCAAACACAATCATTTCTCTTATTTCAGTACTGACGCGATAGCCATCATCGGTTGGCATGAAAAAGCGGTTGAGGCGCTCCGGCGATACATCAGAGGCAATACTTGCAGGAAACAGGCCTTTTCGGGCGGTCTCAATAGCATCCATATCGAGGTCGGTTGCAAATATCTGCAACGAAAAGCCTCTGTTCGGATTGGTTTTTTCAAGCGCTTCTTTGAACACGATGGCTAATGAATAGGCTTCTTCCCCGGTGGAACACCCCGGTATCCATGCCCGCATAGTTGTTGTATCGGCTTGCAGCTTGGCGATCCTATTGGGAATAACCTCCTTTTTCAACTTATCCCATATTAAAGCATCGCGAAAAAAATTAGTGACGCCGATCAGCAACTCTTTAAAAAGGATCTCTCCTTCTTTTTGATTTTCCTGTAAAAAGTGGACGTAAGAAGCTATTTTATCAATTTGATGAACTTCCATTCGCCTTTCGATGCGGCGGTACATCGTATTTTTTTTATAGAGCGAAAAGTCGTTGCCGGTATAGGTCCTCAGCAGGAGAATGATTTTTTCGAGCGCGCTTTTGTCTTTAACCTCCGGCGCCGGCGGTGATTTGACGACAGAGATGTGTTTAAGGATCGAAATGAGTTTTTCGGGCAACTCGCTGGCGGGGGCTACCACATCGGCCAGCACAGCATCGACGGCATTTCGGGGCATGCTGTCAAACCTTGCTGTTTCTGGTTCCTGCACCATCACGATCCCGTTTTTTTCTTTGATGGCCTGGATTCCCAAACTGCCGTCGGCGCCCATGCCCGAAAGGATAATACCGACGGCAAGCTCTTTTTGGTCGTCGGCAAGCGAGCGCAGGAAAAAATCAATCGGAAGGCGCAGCCCTCTTGTTTCTGCTGGTTCAAAAAGGTAAAGCGCTCCTTTTAATATCGACATGCTCTTGTTGGGGGGAATGACATATACGCAGTTGGGCTTTACGGCCATACGGTCTTTTACCTGAAAAACCGCTAAATTGGATGTTCGCTGAAGCAATTCCGGCAACATGCCTTTTTGGGTCGGATCAAGATGTTGGATAACAACATACGCCATCCCGCTATTTGGAGGCACATGGCCCAGAAATTGCTCCAGTGCTTCAAGCCCGCCGGCCGATGCGCCAATACCAACTATTGGAAACTGGCCGGTATCCGGATCAGCCGTTTTTTCTTTTAAAGATACCGTCGGTTTCCCTTTATTTGGTTTCATAAGCGGTATTTTACCATCTGTAGAAAACACAATAACGCAATATCTGATTACATGTCAAAAGGAATTTACCCTTTTGCAGCTCAAAGATTGGCCTCCAAACAAGTTCTAACACTGCCCGAGCACCATCCAAATAATAATAAATATGGCAACGGTGCTTATACAGCCGCCACCTAATTTTTTTGCGCCGTAACCCGAAATCAGTCCTCTGAATAAGTTATTCATAAAATCTTAATTATTTTGGTAGTGGGTTAAATCCGTTGATCCATCCAGCGGACCTGGAGGTCCGCTCTCCATGTGCGCTGCAATTTCAACGGATTTAACCCACCCCCATTATTTTATACCCAATTTATCGTTCATGATCTCCACAAACCGTTTGGCAACCACGCGGTAGTCGAAATGTTCCACTACCCGCTCTCTGCCAGCCTTGCCCAACTTTTCCCGCAGTGCTGCATCAGTCATCAAAGCCATCAAATGCCTGGCAATATCATGGACACTTGCACGATAATCCACTGTCCGTGGCGTTTTAAAGATCACTTTATGCTGATCTTCAAAACCGGATTCATCCCCAAGTATTACTTCGTTCACGACAATTTTCTGCGCCACCTTGGCCAGCAATGCCGTTTCGCCATGGATAAGGGTATCCAGCATGCCCATCGCCTTAAGGCCAATAACCGGTTTTTCGCAAGCGCCCGCTTCCACTTGTGGCATTCCAAAGCCTTCAAGGCGGGAAGGGGCTGCGTAGATATCACAGGCCCCAATCAGGTAAGGCATGAAATTTCGGGAGATGGTATTGGTTGCATAGGTGATATTTTTTTCAATGCCCAGTTGCGCCGCCATTTCCAGGTCGATCTGGTTTTGGATTTTGGTTCGCGGCTGGGGCCATACTTTGCATACATATTTCCAATCGGGCGCTTTTGTGTCAATGATAGCCAGCGCCTGCATTACTTCCTGCGCGCCTTTTGATGCAGCGTCGCCGCCAACGGTGAGGATCATTAACTGTTCGGGTGAAATACCCAGCGCTTCCCGAACGGCCGAAATTTTCGGATCGTCTCTAGGGCGAGGGATAAAAGCATCGGTATCGCAGCCTACCGGCAGCACCTCAATTTTATCGCCGTTTATCCCGTCGCGGACGTACATATCCTTTACCCAATTCGAGGTTACAAGGATCAATGGAAGGGCATTCAGCACTTCCTGATAGTTGGCGATATAACCATCGGCAACCAACCAGGGTACCGGCTGCACGCCATACCGCTGCGGGTGAAGCACCAATTGCGGCGTGTGCCCCCAATACCCTACCCCAACCACAACATCGGGCTCAAACCAGCGATAATACCACTCCTTCTCCTGTGCAGATTCGAAGTGGACAGCATGGGCGTCGACGCCCATTTCAAGCAGGCCTCTGTAAAGAAGGTCTCCCTGGGTTGCCAAGCCTCCGGGTGAGGGAGGATAATCATATAATACCAATGCTTTCATATTAAAACACCTCCATTGTTAAGCCATTTTATGGCATCATCCGAATTTGAAAATTGCCAGAATGCTTCGGCCCTGGGGGTTGTTTCCGCTTCGAAGCTGGTTTTTTCAAATCCATAGGTTTCGGTAATTAAACTGTATTTTTTT
This genomic window contains:
- a CDS encoding PAS domain-containing protein is translated as MKPNKGKPTVSLKEKTADPDTGQFPIVGIGASAGGLEALEQFLGHVPPNSGMAYVVIQHLDPTQKGMLPELLQRTSNLAVFQVKDRMAVKPNCVYVIPPNKSMSILKGALYLFEPAETRGLRLPIDFFLRSLADDQKELAVGIILSGMGADGSLGIQAIKEKNGIVMVQEPETARFDSMPRNAVDAVLADVVAPASELPEKLISILKHISVVKSPPAPEVKDKSALEKIILLLRTYTGNDFSLYKKNTMYRRIERRMEVHQIDKIASYVHFLQENQKEGEILFKELLIGVTNFFRDALIWDKLKKEVIPNRIAKLQADTTTMRAWIPGCSTGEEAYSLAIVFKEALEKTNPNRGFSLQIFATDLDMDAIETARKGLFPASIASDVSPERLNRFFMPTDDGYRVSTEIREMIVFAQHNIIMHPPFTKIDILSCRNLLIYLDTELQKKLLGLFYFCINPEGIMVLGSSETPGTQSALFTPVDAKLKIYKRSDTITAPELIDFPASFSRARPDTVEKRISAKSNQNIQTFADQLLLQHFSPIGVLVNEHGDIIYTSGRTGKYLEPSVGKANLNIFAMLREGLRNEFPAAFRKAVKTKKTVVLHHIKVVTNGDRETINVTIQWIDKPAPLNGKVMIVFTDVPDNDNIKLLNNAGKKSLNNIENSKLERELQRLREEMQSTLEEMQTSEEELKTTNEELQSTNEELQSTNEELTTSKEEMQSMNEELQTLNAELQSKIDDFSRVDNDMKNLLNSTDIATLFLDKELNIRRYTDRATKIFKLIKSDIGRPFTDQVSDLIYPELAADALEVLRTLVFMQKQIPTKDGRWFAIRIMPYRTFDDRIDGLVITFINLSDLKQVELKLDETEQMNRLLLNSSSDVIIKLSTDWKILEFNPEAEKFFGKKRNDIAGHNFIQAYIPKPAQKKAEKEMKKLLNETQDGKLKLQVMAAGGNLPVVEWSVHVLLNNLKIPVGMILSLKKQ
- a CDS encoding glycosyltransferase family 4 protein produces the protein MKALVLYDYPPSPGGLATQGDLLYRGLLEMGVDAHAVHFESAQEKEWYYRWFEPDVVVGVGYWGHTPQLVLHPQRYGVQPVPWLVADGYIANYQEVLNALPLILVTSNWVKDMYVRDGINGDKIEVLPVGCDTDAFIPRPRDDPKISAVREALGISPEQLMILTVGGDAASKGAQEVMQALAIIDTKAPDWKYVCKVWPQPRTKIQNQIDLEMAAQLGIEKNITYATNTISRNFMPYLIGACDIYAAPSRLEGFGMPQVEAGACEKPVIGLKAMGMLDTLIHGETALLAKVAQKIVVNEVILGDESGFEDQHKVIFKTPRTVDYRASVHDIARHLMALMTDAALREKLGKAGRERVVEHFDYRVVAKRFVEIMNDKLGIK